In a single window of the Atlantibacter hermannii genome:
- the yegH gene encoding transporter, translating to MVMRLLLLASISWLVTLTRPLVVLYGHGFSARDLIMLFGGLFLLFKATVELNERLEGKDHENPTQRRGAKFWSVVAQIVILDAIFSLDSVITAVGMVDHLAVMMAAVVIAISLMLLASKALTQFVNNHPTIVILCLSFLLMIGFSLIADGFGFSIPKGYLYAAIGFSIMIECLNQLAMFNRRRFLSANMSLRQRTTEAVMHLLSGKHESAELDAQTASLVADNASVPVFNKQERLMIGRVLNLNQRSVSSIMTSRHDIEHIDINAPEEQIRLLLDRNQHTRVVVTAEDEILGVVHILDLLQQSLAGNPLDLGALVKQPLVFPETLQLLHALEQFRNARTHFAFVVDEFGSIQGLVTLSDVMETIAGNLPNEVEEIDARHDIHRNQDGSWTANGYMPLEDLVQFVPLPLDDKREYLTIAGLLMEYLQRVPAEGEEVKVGDYVIKTLEVENHRIQKVMIFAPAAEA from the coding sequence ATGGTGATGCGCCTGCTGCTGCTGGCGTCTATCTCGTGGCTGGTCACCCTCACCCGTCCGCTGGTGGTGCTTTACGGTCACGGGTTCAGCGCCCGCGATCTGATCATGCTGTTCGGCGGGTTGTTCCTGCTGTTCAAAGCGACCGTCGAGCTAAACGAACGGCTGGAGGGTAAGGATCATGAAAACCCGACCCAGCGGCGCGGCGCGAAGTTTTGGTCAGTGGTGGCGCAAATTGTCATCCTCGACGCTATTTTCTCGCTGGACTCGGTCATTACTGCGGTCGGCATGGTCGATCATCTGGCCGTGATGATGGCCGCCGTGGTGATCGCCATTTCGCTGATGCTGCTGGCCAGCAAGGCGCTGACGCAGTTTGTGAATAACCACCCGACCATCGTGATCCTGTGTCTCAGCTTTCTGCTGATGATTGGCTTTAGCCTGATTGCCGATGGGTTTGGCTTTTCGATACCGAAAGGCTATCTGTACGCGGCGATTGGCTTCTCCATCATGATCGAATGCCTGAATCAGCTGGCGATGTTTAACCGACGCCGTTTTCTGTCGGCCAATATGTCGCTGCGCCAGCGCACCACGGAAGCCGTTATGCATTTGCTGAGCGGCAAGCATGAGAGCGCCGAGCTGGATGCGCAAACCGCTTCCCTGGTCGCCGACAACGCCAGTGTGCCGGTATTTAATAAGCAGGAACGGCTGATGATTGGTCGGGTGTTGAATCTGAATCAGCGCAGCGTCAGCAGCATTATGACGTCGCGCCACGATATCGAGCACATCGACATTAACGCCCCCGAAGAGCAAATCCGCCTGCTGTTGGACAGGAATCAGCATACCCGCGTGGTGGTGACCGCCGAGGATGAGATTCTGGGCGTGGTGCATATCCTCGACCTGCTGCAACAATCCCTGGCGGGCAATCCCCTCGATCTGGGCGCGCTGGTTAAGCAACCGCTGGTGTTCCCTGAAACGCTACAACTGCTTCATGCGCTTGAGCAATTCCGCAACGCCCGCACCCACTTTGCTTTTGTGGTGGATGAATTCGGCTCTATTCAGGGGTTGGTGACGCTGAGCGACGTCATGGAGACCATCGCCGGCAACCTGCCCAACGAGGTGGAGGAGATCGATGCCCGCCACGATATTCACCGCAATCAGGACGGGAGCTGGACCGCTAACGGCTATATGCCGCTGGAGGATCTGGTGCAGTTTGTGCCGCTGCCGCTGGATGATAAGCGGGAATACCTCACCATCGCCGGGTTGTTGATGGAGTATCTCCAGCGGGTTCCCGCCGAGGGCGAAGAGGTGAAGGTGGGGGATTATGTGATTAAGACGCTGGAGGTGGAGAATCATCGTATTCAGAAAGTGATGATTTTTGCGCCTGCGGCGGAGGCATAG